The following coding sequences lie in one Pelecanus crispus isolate bPelCri1 chromosome 9, bPelCri1.pri, whole genome shotgun sequence genomic window:
- the OPA1 gene encoding dynamin-like GTPase OPA1, mitochondrial isoform X6, protein MWRTRAAAACVICRSLANSSYRIKRKSPLQNLHLVSRSIHHLYYPSSKFQRPPLRISIQLFSSLNRLPLRKTKLLDVRYGYQSRRNFWLARLASRLLKIRYLILGSAVGGGYTAKKTYDQWKDMMPDLDEYKWIVPDFIWELDEHIDFEKLIKALPDADDLAKLLPDFDKIGESFTSLKGVFSPGYNLVSEVIGASDLLLLLGSPGETAFRATDQGYDSDKQYKKVSDKEKIDQLQEELLRTQLKYQRMLERLEKENKELRKLVLQRDDKGIHQRKLKKSLIDMYSEVLDILSDYDASYNTQDHLPRVVVVGDQSAGKTSVLEMIAQARIFPRGSGEMMTRSPVKVTLSEGPHHVALFKDSSREFDLTKEEDLAALRNEIEIRMRNSVKEGCTVSTETISLSVKGPGLQRMVLVDLPGVISTVTSGMAPDTKETIFSISKAYMQNPNAIILCIQDGSVDAERSIVTDLVSQMDPQGKRTIFVLTKVDLAEKNVASPSRIQQIIEGKLFPMKALGYFAVVTGKGNSSESIESIKEYEEEFFQNSKLLKTCMLKAHQVTTKNLSLAVSDCFWKMVRESVEQQADAFKATRFNLETEWKNNYPRLRELDRNELFEKAKNEILDEVISLTQVTPKHWEEILQKTLWERVSTHVIENIYLPAAQTMNSGTFNTTVDIKLKQWTDKQLPNKAVEVAWETLQEEFSRFMTEQKGKEHDDIFDKLKQAVKEESIKRHKWNERAEDSLRVIQHNALEDRSISDKQQWDAAIHFMEETLQSRLKDTESVIEDMVGPDWKKRWLYWIGRTKEQNIRNETKNELEKLIKCNEEHAAYLANDEVTTVRKNLEARGIAVDPCLLECNDIVLFWRIQRMLAITANTLRQQLTNTEVRRLEKNVKEVLEDFAEDNEKKVKLLTGKRVQLAEDLNVNQNPANMGTQLVHFTEERTSPNKEKVREIQEKLEAFIEALHQEK, encoded by the exons ATGTGGCGGacgcgggcggcggcggcttg tGTCATCTGCCGGAGTTTAGCAAATAGCAGctacagaataaaaaggaaatcacCACTTCAAAACTTGCATCTTGTTTCCCGAAGTATACATCATCTCTACTACCCAAGTTCAAAATTTCAAAGACCTCCATTAAGGATATCCATTCAGCTGTTCTCTTCTCTTAATCGTCTTCCCTTACgtaaaacaaaacttttagATGTCAGATATGGATACCAGTCCCGCAGGAACTTTTGGCTAGCTAGACTAGCGTCAAGGCTTCTCAAAATTCGCTATCTTATATTAGGATCTGCTGTAGGTGGTGGTTATACAGCTAAGAAG ACATATGATCAGTGGAAGGACATGATGCCAGATCTCGATGAATACAAGTGGATTGTTCCTGACTTCATTTGGGAGCTTGATGAACATATTGACTTCG AAAAACTTATAAAAGCCCTTCCTGATGCAGATGACCTTGCCAAACTTCTGCCTGACTTTGACAAGATTGGAGAGAGCTTCACTTCGCTGAAAGGAGTTTTTTCTCCTG GTTACAATTTGGTTAGTGAAGTCATAGGAGCTTCTGATCTACTTCTGTTGTTAG GTTCTCCAGGAGAAACAGCATTCAGAGCTACTGACCAGGGATATGACAGTGACAAACAGTATAAGAAG gtTTCTGACAAAGAGAAGATTGATCAACTTCAAGAAGAACTTTTGCGCACTCAG ctcaaataccaaagaatgcttgAGCGATTAGAGAAGGAGAacaaagaattaagaaaattgGTACTGCAAAGAGATGACAAGGGAATTCATCAGAGGAAGTTAAAG aaatcttTGATTGATATGTATTCTGAAGTACTTGACATCCTGTCTGATTACGATGCCAGTTATAACACTCAAGATCACCTACCTCGA gtggtggtggttggaGATCAAAGTGCTGGAAAAACCAGTGTGTTAGAAATGATTGCCCAAGCCCGCATATTCCCTCGAGGGTCTGGGGAGATGATGACACGTTCCCCTGTTAAG GTGACTCTTAGTGAAGGTCCCCACCATGTGGCTTTATTCAAAGACAGCTCTCGGGAGTTTGATCTGACCAAGGAAGAGGAT CTTGCAGCTTTgagaaatgaaatagaaatcaGAATGAGAAATAGTGTGAAGGAAGGCTGCACTGTTAGCACTGAG acCATCTCCTTAAGTGTGAAAGGTCCTGGTTTGCAGAGAATGGTATTGGTTGATTTACCTGGAGTCATTAGT ACTGTGACATCAGGTATGGCTCCAGATACGAAGGAAACTATCTTTAGCATCAGCAAGGCCTACATGCAGAATCCTAATGCCATCATCCTTTGTATTCAAG atGGATCAGTGGATGCAGAACGCAGTATTGTCACAGACTTAGTAAGCCAAATGGATCCCCAAGGAAAAAGGACAATTTTTGTGTTGACTAAAGTTGATCTTGCTGAGAAAAATGTGGCTAGCCCAAGCAGG ATCCAGCAAATAATTGAAGGCAAACTCTTCCCAATGAAAGCTTTGGGTTATTTTGCAGTTGTTACTGGAAAAG gaaacagcagtgaaagcaTTGAATCTATTAAAGAATATGAAGAggaattttttcaaaattcaaagcTGTTAAA GACATGTATGCTGAAGGCACACCAGGTAACAACAAAGAACTTAAGTCTAGCTGTGTCGGATTGCTTTTGGAAGATGGTGAGAGAGTCTGTGGAGCAGCAAGCAGATGCTTTTAAAG CCACACGTTTCAATCTTGAGACTGAATGGAAGAACAATTACCCCCGGTTGCGAGAGCTTGACAGG AATGAACtgtttgaaaaagcaaagaatgagATTCTTGATGAAGTCATAAGTTTGACTCAGGTCACACCAAAGCACTG GGAGGAGATTCTTCAGAAAACTTTATGGGAGAGGGTATCTACTCATGTGATTGAGAATATCTACCTTCCAGCAGCACAGACTATGAACTCAGGGACATTTAACACCACTGTGGACATCAAACTGAAGCAGTGGACTGACAAGCAACTGCCTAATAAAGCAGTAGAG GTGGCATGGGAGACTTTGCAAGAAGAATTTTCCCGTTTCATgacagaacaaaaaggaaaagagcatGATGATATCTTTGATAAACTGAAACAAGCTGTCAAAGAAGAAAGTATTAAACGACATAAATGGAATGAGAGAGCAGAGGATAGCCTG CGAGTCATCCAGCACAATGCCTTAGAAGATCGGTCAATATCTGACAAACAGCAGTGGGATGCAGCTATTCATTTTATGGAAGAGACGCTCCAAAGTCGTCTCAAAGACA CTGAATCTGTTATTGAAGATATGGTGGGTccagactggaaaaaaaggtgGTTATACTGGATAGGACGCACCAAAGAgcag AATATTCGTAACgaaacaaaaaatgaacttGAGAAATTAATCAAATGCAATGAAGAACATGCAGCTTATCTGGCAAATGATGAAGTGACGACTGTCAGAAAGAATCTTGAAGCAAGAGGAATAGCAGTGGACCCGTGTCTG CTCGAATGTAACGATATTGTCCTCTTCTGGCGAATACAGCGAATGCTGGCAATTACAGCAAATACACTGAGGCAGCAGCTTACTAACACGGAAG taaggCGCTTGGAGAAGAATGTAAAGGAAGTTCTTGAAGATTTTGCTGaggataatgaaaaaaaggTGAAGCTCTTAACTGGCAAGAGGGTCCAGCTTGCAGAGGATCTCA
- the OPA1 gene encoding dynamin-like GTPase OPA1, mitochondrial isoform X8, with translation MDTGYNLVSEVIGASDLLLLLGSPGETAFRATDQGYDSDKQYKKVSDKEKIDQLQEELLRTQLKYQRMLERLEKENKELRKLVLQRDDKGIHQRKLKKSLIDMYSEVLDILSDYDASYNTQDHLPRVVVVGDQSAGKTSVLEMIAQARIFPRGSGEMMTRSPVKVTLSEGPHHVALFKDSSREFDLTKEEDLAALRNEIEIRMRNSVKEGCTVSTETISLSVKGPGLQRMVLVDLPGVISTVTSGMAPDTKETIFSISKAYMQNPNAIILCIQDGSVDAERSIVTDLVSQMDPQGKRTIFVLTKVDLAEKNVASPSRIQQIIEGKLFPMKALGYFAVVTGKGNSSESIESIKEYEEEFFQNSKLLKTCMLKAHQVTTKNLSLAVSDCFWKMVRESVEQQADAFKATRFNLETEWKNNYPRLRELDRNELFEKAKNEILDEVISLTQVTPKHWEEILQKTLWERVSTHVIENIYLPAAQTMNSGTFNTTVDIKLKQWTDKQLPNKAVEVAWETLQEEFSRFMTEQKGKEHDDIFDKLKQAVKEESIKRHKWNERAEDSLRVIQHNALEDRSISDKQQWDAAIHFMEETLQSRLKDTESVIEDMVGPDWKKRWLYWIGRTKEQNIRNETKNELEKLIKCNEEHAAYLANDEVTTVRKNLEARGIAVDPCLIKDTWHQIYRRYFLKTALNHCNLCRRGFHYYQRHFVDSELECNDIVLFWRIQRMLAITANTLRQQLTNTEVRRLEKNVKEVLEDFAEDNEKKVKLLTGKRVQLAEDLNVNQNPANMGTQLVHFTEERTSPNKEKVREIQEKLEAFIEALHQEK, from the exons ATGGACACAG GTTACAATTTGGTTAGTGAAGTCATAGGAGCTTCTGATCTACTTCTGTTGTTAG GTTCTCCAGGAGAAACAGCATTCAGAGCTACTGACCAGGGATATGACAGTGACAAACAGTATAAGAAG gtTTCTGACAAAGAGAAGATTGATCAACTTCAAGAAGAACTTTTGCGCACTCAG ctcaaataccaaagaatgcttgAGCGATTAGAGAAGGAGAacaaagaattaagaaaattgGTACTGCAAAGAGATGACAAGGGAATTCATCAGAGGAAGTTAAAG aaatcttTGATTGATATGTATTCTGAAGTACTTGACATCCTGTCTGATTACGATGCCAGTTATAACACTCAAGATCACCTACCTCGA gtggtggtggttggaGATCAAAGTGCTGGAAAAACCAGTGTGTTAGAAATGATTGCCCAAGCCCGCATATTCCCTCGAGGGTCTGGGGAGATGATGACACGTTCCCCTGTTAAG GTGACTCTTAGTGAAGGTCCCCACCATGTGGCTTTATTCAAAGACAGCTCTCGGGAGTTTGATCTGACCAAGGAAGAGGAT CTTGCAGCTTTgagaaatgaaatagaaatcaGAATGAGAAATAGTGTGAAGGAAGGCTGCACTGTTAGCACTGAG acCATCTCCTTAAGTGTGAAAGGTCCTGGTTTGCAGAGAATGGTATTGGTTGATTTACCTGGAGTCATTAGT ACTGTGACATCAGGTATGGCTCCAGATACGAAGGAAACTATCTTTAGCATCAGCAAGGCCTACATGCAGAATCCTAATGCCATCATCCTTTGTATTCAAG atGGATCAGTGGATGCAGAACGCAGTATTGTCACAGACTTAGTAAGCCAAATGGATCCCCAAGGAAAAAGGACAATTTTTGTGTTGACTAAAGTTGATCTTGCTGAGAAAAATGTGGCTAGCCCAAGCAGG ATCCAGCAAATAATTGAAGGCAAACTCTTCCCAATGAAAGCTTTGGGTTATTTTGCAGTTGTTACTGGAAAAG gaaacagcagtgaaagcaTTGAATCTATTAAAGAATATGAAGAggaattttttcaaaattcaaagcTGTTAAA GACATGTATGCTGAAGGCACACCAGGTAACAACAAAGAACTTAAGTCTAGCTGTGTCGGATTGCTTTTGGAAGATGGTGAGAGAGTCTGTGGAGCAGCAAGCAGATGCTTTTAAAG CCACACGTTTCAATCTTGAGACTGAATGGAAGAACAATTACCCCCGGTTGCGAGAGCTTGACAGG AATGAACtgtttgaaaaagcaaagaatgagATTCTTGATGAAGTCATAAGTTTGACTCAGGTCACACCAAAGCACTG GGAGGAGATTCTTCAGAAAACTTTATGGGAGAGGGTATCTACTCATGTGATTGAGAATATCTACCTTCCAGCAGCACAGACTATGAACTCAGGGACATTTAACACCACTGTGGACATCAAACTGAAGCAGTGGACTGACAAGCAACTGCCTAATAAAGCAGTAGAG GTGGCATGGGAGACTTTGCAAGAAGAATTTTCCCGTTTCATgacagaacaaaaaggaaaagagcatGATGATATCTTTGATAAACTGAAACAAGCTGTCAAAGAAGAAAGTATTAAACGACATAAATGGAATGAGAGAGCAGAGGATAGCCTG CGAGTCATCCAGCACAATGCCTTAGAAGATCGGTCAATATCTGACAAACAGCAGTGGGATGCAGCTATTCATTTTATGGAAGAGACGCTCCAAAGTCGTCTCAAAGACA CTGAATCTGTTATTGAAGATATGGTGGGTccagactggaaaaaaaggtgGTTATACTGGATAGGACGCACCAAAGAgcag AATATTCGTAACgaaacaaaaaatgaacttGAGAAATTAATCAAATGCAATGAAGAACATGCAGCTTATCTGGCAAATGATGAAGTGACGACTGTCAGAAAGAATCTTGAAGCAAGAGGAATAGCAGTGGACCCGTGTCTG ATTAAAGACACATGGCACCAAATTTATAGAAGATATTTCCTGAAGACTGCTTTGAACCACTGTAATCTATGTCGAAGAGGCTTCCATTATTATCAGAGGCATTTTGTGGACTCAGAG CTCGAATGTAACGATATTGTCCTCTTCTGGCGAATACAGCGAATGCTGGCAATTACAGCAAATACACTGAGGCAGCAGCTTACTAACACGGAAG taaggCGCTTGGAGAAGAATGTAAAGGAAGTTCTTGAAGATTTTGCTGaggataatgaaaaaaaggTGAAGCTCTTAACTGGCAAGAGGGTCCAGCTTGCAGAGGATCTCA